The DNA region GATTGTGCCATTGCACTTTTATACGTACTCTCAGCTTGTAGGTAATTTTTTTGAGAAGTGATTCTCTCATCGAACAAGGTTTTTTGCCTTTCGTATTCAGATTTTAAATAATTGAGTTGTTCCATTATTTCGGCATATTGTTGCTGTGGTTCAACAAATTCGGTGTTTTCCAACGTTACCAACAATTGTCCTTTTTTTACTTTATCACCAACTAACAGCGGGGTTCTTTTTATGTATCCGCCTAAAAAAGTACTGACTTTTGCCCTATTTTGGGGCGGAACATCAATCATTCCATTTACTTTGATACTTTTATTAAAATCTTGTTCTGTAAATGTACCCAATTCCATTTTTTCCGATTCAAATTGTGCTTTGGTGACCATAATTTTATTATCATCAGAAATTGTTGCCTCATCATTTGCTTGTTTTTCTGAATTTCCGCAGGCCGCGTACAAGAGTGTAATTAATACTATATAGAGATTCTTCATTTTCGTTATTTTTATAAGGTTAAATAATTAATAGCAATCACCGTTTGGTTGTATTTATTGAGGTTATCTAAATACGTCAGCTGAATAGCTGTTGCCGCTTCTATGCTCTGTATGTATTGAAAGAAATCGATTTCACCATGTTTAAAACTCTTTTCGGCGGTTTTGATAATTTCTTGTGAGAGTTGTTTTCCTTGACTTTCGTAATACACAACAGCCTCATTATATTGATTCAATTTTGCCATTAGTTTTTGATATTTTGCAGATAGTTTGGCTTTAAAATCCATTTGCTCTTCCTTAATAATATCCTGAGCTATTTTAGAAGCTTTAATTTTAGATGCTTTCCCTCCAAATACCAAAGGCATTTTAATACCAAATTGATAACCTATCATTTGCTGATTTAAGGAACTATTTGAGCCTTGAAAATACTCTACGCTCAAATCGGGCAATAAACTTTGTTTTTCTCTTTGATGTAAAACTTTATAATAAGAATCAGCATTTTTATAAAAATCCAAGCCAACATTTTTATCAATGGAAATATTTTGCAACGTTAGCTTTTTCAAAGGTTGATTAACTACTGAAAGACTATCTACCTGTACAACAGCTTTTAAATCTTCATTTAACAAAATAACCTCTTGTTTTGCCTGTTTTAAGGCCATTTCTATCTGTTTTTGTTTCGATGTTGCCGTTATCATTTCCAAGTAATTGGTTTCTCCTAATTCAAATCTTCGTTTGGATGCGTTGGCAAAATTGGAGTATAAACTATCTAAAAAATGATAGGTTTTGGCTTTGTTCTTTGCATAAACAACATTGTAGTATGACAAATATACATTGCGTTTTAGCGTTTCCAATTTGATATTATAATTGGATTGCTGCATCTTATAATCAGCTTTATTTACCTTTTTATCGGCAAAATAAACCGTGGGAAACTTAAAATCCTGCTGTACACCAAAAACCCGTAATGGCAAGTTATTTGTCCCAAGGTTACTTTCATCATAGTTATAAAAAACCGATGTTTTATCAAAATCAAAAGCACTACCGATAAGTGCATCACTTTTCTCAACCATCATGGAAAATGCTTTTAGCTCAGCATTATTTTCTGTAGCTAAAGCAACTGCTCTATCAATAGTTAACGGCTCTTGCTGTGCCGATATGCCTATTGAAAGCATCAATAAAATTACTGTTGCTATTCCTTTTTTATTCATTTTTATTTCTTTTTTATCTTCAAACCAAGCGTATAAAATCGGCAAAACAACTAAAGTTAATAGGGTTGCCGTTATTAATCCGCCAATGACAACCGTGGCCAATGGCCGTTGAACTTCCGCACCTGCATTTGTAGAAATTGCCATGGGCAAAAAGCCTAAAGCTGCCGCCGAGGCTGTTAATAAAACGGGACGTAATCGTTCTGTTGTACCTCGAATGATACGTTCTTTAATATCTGAAACTCCTTGTATTTTCAAATCTTTAAAATGTTCTATCAATACAATTCCATTAAGTACAGCTATTCCGAAAAGGGCAATAAAACCGACACCTGCCGAAATACTAAAAGGCATATCTCTAATCCACAATAATAATACGCCACCTACCGCAGCAAGTGGAATTGCAGAATAGACCAACAATGCTTCCTTTACAGAACTAAATGCAAAATAGAGTAATACAAAAATGAGTAATAGAGCTATGGGTACTGCAACTTTTAATCGAGCCTTAGCACTCTGTAAATTTTCAAACTGACCACCATAAGTAATGGTATAACCAGCCGGTAATTTTAGGCTTTGATCAATAATCGCTCTGACATCATCAACAACCGATTGTAAATCTTTATTTCTAACATTTATACCAACTACTACACGCCTTTTTGTATCGTCTCTAGATATTTTAGCTGGTCCCTTAGAATAGTTGATTTCAGCCAGTTCGCTCAACGGAATTTTTTGACCACTAGGTATATCAACATATAAACTTCGTAGATTTTCTAATTCTTTACGATAATCAGCATCTAGACGTAATACCAAATCAAATCGTTTTTCGCCTTCAAAAACACTACCCAACGCTTCACCTGCAAAACCCATAGAGATTACCTGATTCAAATCTGCTATGTTTAATCCATATCTGGCAATTTTGGTTCTATTAAAATTAACACTCATTTGAGGTAATCCTTCTATTTTTTCCACAATGATATCAGAGGCTCCTTCCACATCAGAAATTAAACTTTTAATTTCATCGGCCTTGGTGGCTAAAATTTCTAAATCTTCACCAAATATTTTAATGGCCACATCTGCCCTAACACCAGTAATTAATTCATTAAATCGCATTTCGATAGGTTGTGTAAATTCTAATTCCATTCCTGGTATTACAGCCAAGGCTTCCTTAAATTTATCTGCCAACTCATCTTTGCTTGATGCTGATGTCCATTGCTTTTTAGGTTTTAATTTGATAATGACATCACTTTCTTCCATTGACATGGGATCTGTAGGTACTTCGGCAGCACCAATTCTACTGACTACCTGATCTACTTCAGGGAATTCATCCAATAAAATTTGCTCAATTTTTGTAGTGATTTCTATGGTCTTACTTAACGATGTTCCAGTTTTTAAAACGGGTTGTATTACAAAATCGCCTTCATCCAACGTTGGTACAAACTCTCCTCCCATTCTACTAAATATCCAACCGCTTAGAAT from Aureibaculum sp. 2308TA14-22 includes:
- a CDS encoding CusA/CzcA family heavy metal efflux RND transporter, translated to MLNRIIKFSLNNKLIILLFIVFIIGFGILSLTKIPIGAVPDITNNQVQVITTSRNLSTQDVEQFITYPVELEMANLPGVIEIRSISKFGLSVVTIVFEDNMGTYLPRQLIAEKIKSALEKIPDGFGSPEMGPITTGLGEIYQYILDVKPGFESQYSPTELRTIQDWIVKRQLSGILGVVEVNTWGGYLKQYEVAINPTKLNAMNIAIADIYKALEKNNSVAGGGYIEKSNQAFFIRGEGLVKSLEDIENIVVKNTHTNPIYIKDIAKVGFGSATRFGAITGNGEGEKVLGQIMMLKDGNSNEIIDAVKKRVASIQKSLPEGVYINGFLERSELIGKTTFTVAENLILGSLIVIFVVVLLLGNWRSGLVVASVIPLSLLFAISLMHVFGIDANLMSLGAIDFGIIIDGSVIIVEFIAFRITSQRKEILYLTKKERQAEIDQVTYNGASKMMNSAIFGQLIILIVFIPILSLSSVEGKMFRPMALTFSFALIGAMLFCLTYVPVIASLFLKPSTQNDKNISVRLMKFLTSLYQPIISWALFHKKVVIGFSVLLLILSGWIFSRMGGEFVPTLDEGDFVIQPVLKTGTSLSKTIEITTKIEQILLDEFPEVDQVVSRIGAAEVPTDPMSMEESDVIIKLKPKKQWTSASSKDELADKFKEALAVIPGMELEFTQPIEMRFNELITGVRADVAIKIFGEDLEILATKADEIKSLISDVEGASDIIVEKIEGLPQMSVNFNRTKIARYGLNIADLNQVISMGFAGEALGSVFEGEKRFDLVLRLDADYRKELENLRSLYVDIPSGQKIPLSELAEINYSKGPAKISRDDTKRRVVVGINVRNKDLQSVVDDVRAIIDQSLKLPAGYTITYGGQFENLQSAKARLKVAVPIALLLIFVLLYFAFSSVKEALLVYSAIPLAAVGGVLLLWIRDMPFSISAGVGFIALFGIAVLNGIVLIEHFKDLKIQGVSDIKERIIRGTTERLRPVLLTASAAALGFLPMAISTNAGAEVQRPLATVVIGGLITATLLTLVVLPILYAWFEDKKEIKMNKKGIATVILLMLSIGISAQQEPLTIDRAVALATENNAELKAFSMMVEKSDALIGSAFDFDKTSVFYNYDESNLGTNNLPLRVFGVQQDFKFPTVYFADKKVNKADYKMQQSNYNIKLETLKRNVYLSYYNVVYAKNKAKTYHFLDSLYSNFANASKRRFELGETNYLEMITATSKQKQIEMALKQAKQEVILLNEDLKAVVQVDSLSVVNQPLKKLTLQNISIDKNVGLDFYKNADSYYKVLHQREKQSLLPDLSVEYFQGSNSSLNQQMIGYQFGIKMPLVFGGKASKIKASKIAQDIIKEEQMDFKAKLSAKYQKLMAKLNQYNEAVVYYESQGKQLSQEIIKTAEKSFKHGEIDFFQYIQSIEAATAIQLTYLDNLNKYNQTVIAINYLTL